One part of the Microtus ochrogaster isolate Prairie Vole_2 chromosome 18, MicOch1.0, whole genome shotgun sequence genome encodes these proteins:
- the Arsi gene encoding arylsulfatase I, with the protein MHALSGFSLVSLLSLGYLSWDWAKPGLVADGPVEASDQPSAAPPQPPHIIFILTDDQGYHDVGYHGSDIETPTLDRLAAEGVKLENYYIQPICTPSRSQLLTGRYQIHTGLQHSIIRPRQPNCLPLDQVTLPQKLQEAGYSTHMVGKWHLGFYRKECLPTRRGFDTFLGSLTGNVDYYTYDNCDGPGVCGFDLHEGESVAWGLSGQYSTLLYAQRASHILASHSPQKPLFLYVAFQAVHTPLQSPREYLYRYRTMGNVARRKYAAMVTCMDEAVRNITWALKRYGFYNNSVIIFSSDNGGQTFSGGSNWPLRGRKGTYWEGGVRGLGFVHSPLLKKKRRTSRALVHITDWYPTLVGLAGGTTSAADGLDGYDVWPAISEGRASPRTEILHNIDPLYNHAQHGSLEGGFGIWNTAVQAAIRVGEWKLLTGDPGYGDWIPPQTLASFPGSWWNLERMASIRQAVWLFNISADPYEREDLAGQRPDVVRTLLARLADYNRTAIPVRYPAANPRAHPDFNGGAWGPWATDEEEEEEEEEEGRARSFSRGRRKKKCKICKLRSFFRKLNTRLMSHRI; encoded by the exons ATGCATGCTCTCTCTGGATTCTCCCTGGTCAGCCTGCTCAGCTTGGGCTACCTGTCCTGGGATTGGGCCAAGCCCGGCCTCGTGGCCGATGGGCCTGTGGAAGCCAGCGATCAACCTTCGGCCGCTCCACCGCAGCCTCCTCACATCATCTTCATCCTCACTGATGACCAAGGGTATCATGACGTGGGCTACCACGGCTCAGATATCGAGACCCCAACGCTGGACCGGCTGGCAGCTGAGGGTGTCAAGCTGGAGAACTATTACATCCAACCCATATGTACACCTTCTCGGAGCCAGCTCCTCACTGGCAG GTACCAGATCCACACAGGATTGCAACACTCCATCATCCGCCCACGGCAGCCCAACTGCCTGCCCCTGGACCAGGTCACACTGCCCCAGAAGCTGCAGGAAGCAGGATATTCCACCCACATGGTGGGCAAGTGGCATCTGGGCTTCTACAGGAAGGAGTGTTTGCCAACCCGCAGGGGCTTTGACACCTTCTTGGGCTCCCTCACAGGCAATGTGGACTATTACACCTATGACAACTGTGACGGCCCAGGGGTCTGTGGCTTCGACCTGCATGAAGGCGAGAGCGTGGCTTGGGGCCTCAGCGGCCAGTACTCCACCCTGCTCTACGCTCAGCGTGCCAGCCACATCCTTGCCAGCCACAGCCCTCAGAAACCCCTGTTCCTCTACGTGGCCTTCCAGGCAGTACACACACCCCTACAGTCCCCTCGAGAGTACCTGTACCGCTATCGCACCATGGGCAATGTAGCGCGGCGCAAGTACGCGGCCATGGTGACCTGCATGGATGAGGCTGTTCGCAACATCACCTGGGCCCTCAAGCGCTATGGTTTCTATAACAACAGCGTCATTATCTTCTCCAGTGACAACGGTGGCCAGACTTTCTCAGGAGGTAGCAACTGGCCCCTTCGAGGACGCAAGGGTACTTACTGGGAAGGCGGTGTGAGGGGCCTGGGTTTCGTCCACAGCCCCCTGCTCAAGAAAAAGAGACGGACAAGTCGGGCCCTGGTGCATATCACAGACTGGTACCCAACACTGGTGGGTCTGGCGGGTGGTACTACCTCGGCAGCTGACGGACTGGATGGTTACGATGTGTGGCCAGCCATCAGTGAGGGCCGGGCCTCACCACGTACAGAGATCCTACACAACATCGACCCCCTCTACAACCATGCCCAGCATGGCTCCTTGGAAGGTGGATTTGGCATCTGGAATACAGCTGTGCAGGCTGCTATCCGGGTGGGAGAGTGGAAGCTGCTCACTGGAGACCCAGGCTATGGTGACTGGATCCCACCACAGACACTGGCCTCCTTCCCTGGCAGCTGGTGGAACCTAGAGCGGATGGCCAGCATCCGCCAGGCTGTGTGGCTCTTTAACATCAGTGCTGACCCTTATGAGCGAGAGGACCTGGCTGGCCAGCGCCCTGACGTCGTCCGCACCCTGCTGGCTCGCCTTGCTGATTATAACCGGACTGCCATCCCTGTGCGTTACCCAGCTGCGAACCCTCGGGCCCATCCTGACTTTAATGGGGGTGCTTGGGGACCATGGGCCacggatgaggaagaagaggaggaggaggaggaggaaggcagggctCGAAGTTTCTCCCGGGGTCGCCGCAAGAAGAAATGCAAGATTTGCAAGCTTCGATCTTTTTTCCGGAAACTCAATACCAGGCTGATGTCCCACCGGATCTGA